The following coding sequences lie in one Sporocytophaga myxococcoides DSM 11118 genomic window:
- a CDS encoding DUF3857 domain-containing protein: MNKLFKKVIFLAIFCNAITLFAQKPETDSYDWEEKRARFKVNADDQKESCVIFKNHASEEISYNEKNEPYIYSVHHLIVAVNNESGIEQYNKLSISLANVMDIVDIKVRSISKDGKIILTDKSHMKEVENLENKGAFKVFAVEGVEVGSEIEYIYKLKKYPANSGRRYIQFQNPSYNYSFELIVPEFLTYDTKVYNGNAQVKDTVIEKKRHISLKVNKTNALPKEEYSDYWANVMRLEYKIANNTSTGKTKIVTFAEAAKSIYANTHVTDSKIDKQVDGLLKKIKLDKSASEEDKIKLIENHIKSNFIVNQNGGSESSQIDFILKNKFGSKFGMTRLFIKLFERAEVSHRLALSNDKTSERFDPKFESWDYLDEQLIYFDKLDKYMSPVQFEFRYPMIPSYFLGNYAMVIKPLTVGDFTTGLSEIKMIPSVDYKLNHDNLIINLAVDLENDNSTISIERSFKGYKAMFIQPYYDLIPEDKRKELFDEILKSQAKDGHVSNVTVKNVDKNISPYIQPMLITGTLKSDELIEKAGGKYLLKIGEIIGPQNELYQEKKRNTEISLDYPNEYVRKIKFEIPQGYKIPNLKDLNKNIVFKDGNENSMGFTSTYKQEGRIVTIDVEEYYKKLNYPIEIFEQFRKVINAAADFNKITLVLEKE; this comes from the coding sequence ATGAATAAGCTTTTTAAAAAAGTTATCTTTTTAGCTATTTTTTGTAATGCAATAACACTATTTGCACAAAAGCCCGAAACTGACAGTTATGATTGGGAAGAAAAGAGGGCCAGGTTTAAGGTAAATGCTGATGATCAGAAAGAGTCTTGTGTTATCTTTAAAAACCATGCTTCTGAAGAGATCTCCTATAATGAGAAAAATGAGCCTTACATTTATTCCGTTCATCACCTTATTGTAGCTGTTAACAATGAGTCTGGAATTGAACAATACAATAAACTTTCAATATCATTGGCGAATGTGATGGATATTGTTGACATCAAAGTCAGGTCAATTAGTAAAGACGGGAAAATTATTCTTACGGATAAAAGTCACATGAAAGAAGTCGAAAACCTGGAGAACAAAGGAGCCTTCAAAGTTTTCGCTGTGGAAGGTGTGGAAGTGGGAAGTGAAATAGAATACATTTATAAGCTCAAAAAATATCCCGCTAACTCTGGAAGAAGATATATTCAATTTCAAAACCCAAGCTACAATTACTCTTTTGAACTAATTGTACCGGAGTTTTTAACCTATGATACTAAAGTTTACAATGGCAATGCACAGGTTAAAGACACTGTTATTGAAAAGAAAAGACACATATCTCTGAAGGTGAATAAAACTAATGCTTTACCTAAGGAAGAATACAGTGACTATTGGGCGAATGTAATGCGTCTTGAATATAAGATCGCAAATAACACGAGCACTGGTAAAACAAAAATCGTAACATTTGCGGAAGCAGCTAAAAGTATATATGCCAACACTCATGTTACAGATTCTAAAATTGACAAACAGGTAGACGGACTTTTAAAGAAAATTAAGCTTGATAAATCTGCTTCGGAAGAGGATAAGATAAAGCTTATAGAAAATCACATCAAAAGTAATTTTATTGTAAATCAAAATGGAGGAAGTGAAAGTTCTCAGATTGATTTTATATTAAAAAATAAATTCGGTTCCAAATTCGGAATGACGAGGTTGTTTATTAAACTCTTCGAAAGAGCCGAAGTAAGCCACAGATTGGCGCTTTCTAATGATAAGACAAGCGAACGATTTGATCCTAAGTTTGAATCATGGGATTACCTTGATGAACAGCTGATCTACTTTGATAAGCTTGACAAGTATATGTCTCCTGTGCAGTTTGAATTCCGTTATCCAATGATTCCTTCATATTTCCTGGGCAATTATGCTATGGTTATCAAGCCTCTTACGGTTGGTGATTTTACAACAGGACTTAGTGAAATCAAGATGATACCTTCTGTTGATTATAAGTTGAATCATGATAACCTCATTATCAATCTGGCTGTTGATCTTGAAAATGACAATTCAACAATCTCAATAGAGAGAAGCTTTAAAGGTTATAAAGCAATGTTTATTCAGCCATATTATGATTTGATTCCTGAAGACAAGCGTAAAGAGCTGTTTGATGAGATTCTAAAAAGCCAGGCTAAAGACGGACATGTTAGCAATGTTACAGTAAAAAATGTAGACAAAAACATATCTCCGTATATTCAGCCAATGCTTATTACAGGTACTTTAAAAAGTGATGAACTGATTGAAAAGGCAGGAGGTAAGTACCTTCTGAAGATTGGCGAAATCATTGGGCCACAGAATGAACTGTATCAGGAAAAGAAAAGAAATACAGAGATCTCTCTTGATTATCCGAATGAATACGTAAGAAAGATTAAATTCGAGATTCCACAGGGATATAAAATTCCGAACCTGAAAGACCTTAATAAGAACATTGTTTTCAAAGACGGAAATGAAAATTCTATGGGCTTTACTTCTACATACAAACAGGAAGGACGAATTGTTACAATCGACGTGGAAGAGTATTACAAAAAGCTTAACTATCCAATCGAGATATTTGAGCAATTCAGAAAAGTAATCAATGCAGCAGCAGATTTTAATAAGATTACCCTGGTTCTTGAAAAAGAATAA
- a CDS encoding transglutaminase-like domain-containing protein has translation MNKSLRRTFLVYLTLICIPAKIFAQDANSLSKQYPDELAIYLNKKKSIFLDIQADSLTINTENYSEMIYLKDNANILSEKEIYYSGMLKVSDVEAKCMIPKGDGGLKTIKVTDFIDEDVQERGIFFNDSRVKKFIYPSLQKGAKSSLFYKESYLEPRLFGPFFFSAEALSLSSELSITYNNKIEIGYKVIGVDESALEKSEIKKGNKIITTWKMKNVPRLEHDANAPNIRYYAPQIIVYIKSLNLKNGTINYSSNYKDLYQWTYNLVKGINKDSEKEIKGLVDSLLVGAKSDLEKSKRIFYWVQDNIRYIAFEDGYGGFIPRDAEKVYRKRYGDCKDMANITSYMHKLAGIPAYLTLIGSRDIPYAVSEVPSSCNFNHMIATVKLDGKYYFLDATGKYQLHGQPTSMIQDKEGLIVMGKDSCMVLKVPLIDRSKNKIVDTVHVDFEKNSLKGKGKRYIEGYPKITFAHVYGNLDQEDKVDYFNSFLSKGNNKCKVTNPIVKNASEREKPTVLKFDFHVEDYSLTSGKEVFINLNLNKDLSSLNFESSNRKTDFEEDYKYEMTEVTTFSIPKGYKVKYIPENKKVNEKDFGFDIQYELKKDKLVYTKKIYIDFLILKTTQFPTWNKMIKELNKAYKENISIVEN, from the coding sequence ATGAATAAATCGTTAAGGAGGACTTTCCTTGTTTATCTGACGTTGATTTGTATTCCTGCAAAAATATTTGCTCAGGATGCAAATTCATTATCCAAACAGTATCCTGACGAATTGGCCATTTACCTGAATAAAAAGAAATCAATCTTTCTGGATATTCAGGCTGATTCCCTGACCATCAATACAGAAAATTATTCTGAAATGATCTATCTGAAAGACAATGCAAATATTCTTTCAGAAAAGGAAATATACTATTCCGGTATGCTTAAGGTTAGTGATGTGGAAGCGAAGTGTATGATTCCTAAAGGCGATGGAGGCTTGAAGACTATAAAAGTAACTGACTTTATTGATGAGGATGTACAGGAGAGAGGTATTTTTTTCAATGATTCAAGGGTTAAAAAATTTATTTACCCGTCCCTTCAAAAGGGAGCAAAATCATCTCTTTTCTATAAAGAGTCCTACCTTGAGCCAAGACTTTTCGGTCCATTCTTTTTCAGCGCTGAGGCATTGTCCTTAAGCTCTGAATTGTCTATTACTTACAATAACAAGATTGAGATCGGATATAAGGTGATAGGAGTAGATGAAAGTGCTCTTGAAAAAAGCGAGATTAAAAAAGGTAATAAAATAATTACAACCTGGAAAATGAAAAACGTTCCCAGGCTTGAACATGATGCTAATGCTCCCAATATAAGGTATTATGCACCTCAGATTATTGTTTACATCAAATCTCTTAATCTTAAAAACGGTACCATTAATTATTCTTCCAACTATAAAGACCTTTATCAGTGGACTTATAATCTTGTAAAGGGCATTAATAAAGATTCGGAAAAAGAGATCAAGGGACTTGTCGATTCTTTACTTGTCGGTGCCAAATCAGACCTGGAGAAATCTAAAAGAATTTTTTATTGGGTGCAGGACAACATCAGATACATTGCTTTTGAAGATGGTTATGGAGGTTTTATACCGAGAGATGCGGAAAAGGTATACAGAAAGAGGTATGGTGACTGCAAAGATATGGCAAACATAACTTCCTATATGCACAAACTTGCCGGCATTCCTGCATATCTGACACTCATTGGTTCAAGAGATATTCCATACGCTGTTTCGGAAGTTCCTTCAAGCTGTAACTTCAATCACATGATTGCTACAGTGAAACTTGATGGAAAATACTATTTTCTGGATGCCACTGGTAAATACCAGTTGCATGGACAGCCTACTTCAATGATTCAGGATAAAGAAGGATTGATAGTAATGGGAAAAGACAGCTGTATGGTGCTTAAAGTACCTTTAATCGACAGAAGCAAGAACAAAATTGTAGATACTGTTCATGTTGATTTTGAAAAAAACAGCTTGAAAGGAAAAGGTAAAAGATATATTGAAGGATATCCTAAAATTACATTTGCCCATGTGTATGGCAACCTCGATCAGGAAGATAAGGTAGACTATTTCAATAGCTTTTTATCTAAAGGAAACAACAAATGCAAAGTAACTAACCCTATTGTTAAGAACGCATCCGAAAGAGAAAAGCCAACTGTTTTAAAGTTCGATTTTCACGTGGAAGATTATTCTTTAACATCGGGTAAGGAAGTGTTTATTAATTTAAATCTCAATAAAGACCTTTCCTCTCTCAACTTCGAATCCTCAAACAGAAAGACGGATTTTGAAGAAGATTATAAATATGAAATGACGGAAGTTACTACTTTTAGTATTCCGAAAGGGTATAAAGTAAAATACATTCCTGAAAACAAAAAAGTTAATGAGAAGGATTTTGGTTTTGATATTCAATATGAATTAAAGAAAGATAAACTGGTGTATACAAAAAAAATATACATCGACTTTCTTATTCTTAAAACAACTCAATTCCCTACGTGGAATAAGATGATTAAAGAATTGAATAAAGCCTATAAAGAAAACATCTCCATTGTAGAAAACTAA